The stretch of DNA TCGGCAATATATTCATTCAAGATTGATAAGGTTAAGCCATCAATCACCCCTCCATCAAGTCCCCAACCATTTAATCCTTATGTTGATGGGAGCAAAACACTTAGTTTTTCAGTAACTGACCCTGCGCCATCATCGGGCGGGTTAACGGTTACAGCGCAAATATTAAAAACTGACAGCACAGCTGTAGAAGATCTGACAGTTACTGGGAATAATTCTGCGGATTGGAATGGAATAAATAATTCTGGCGATTATGTTAATGAAGGGGATTATAAATTAAAAATTATGGCGAGCGATAGCGCAGGGAATTCAACTAGTGATGCAAGTTGTATTGTGGCTATTCAAGATGACCAAAGGATAACAAATAATCCTGCGGATTCAAATAGCCCATATCTTGTTTGGAATCAAGGCACCAATCTTACTTTAAAATGGATTGAGGGGTGGAATGATGAAACAAGGACGATTTCGGAAAGCACCGCCAATGTCTGGAATGGGGACGCAGATAAAGATGCATGGTTTTATATTAATTTTAATGGATCACAAGTAACATTATCAACGCAAGGAGATGGTGGTGGGGATAAAGATTCGCATATATATTATGCAAATTCCAATGTAGATACAAGTACTCTCGAAATTACTTGGCAAAGTACTTTATCTTTGAATCAAGGGTGGTATCGATTGCATTCGCATGCTCATACCTCTTCCACCCAGGGGTATGGTTGGGCTGGCGCAACAGCAGTTTATCAATATCGATGGTATAATCAATATCTAAGCCAAAGCAATAACTTGGGTCAAACTTGGACGAATTCCTTACAGTCAAGTTCAGTTGATAATTATCCAAATCCAAATCAATCCCAAACTCAAATTGCCAAGAATGGGAGCACTTGGCATAAAATCTATCTTAATAGCAGCAACTTATACCACCTATATTATCAAAGAAGTGCAGATGGCGGGATAAGCTGGTCAACAGCTGTCCCTATCAATGGAACAACTAATATGTGTTCGGATAGAGGCGGCATCATGTACCCAACAATTACTGTTGATTCGAATAATAATACCTACGTTGCTTGGACAGATTTTAGAGATTATGTTGCCGCAAATGGAAAGAATCCCGTCCCGGGCGACAACTATGAAATCTACTTCCAAAAAATCCCCTCAAACTTTGCGCCTGTAAGTGCAAACGCCACTTCTAAATTACAAACTAATGCAGTTAATACTGCATCAAAAGAAGTTTCTGCCCTAGCAACCGCCAAACCAACCCTCCTCGAACCCGCCGACGGCTCTACTGTCAAAACCATCCGCCCGACATTCAAATGGACAGGTATCAGAGGAATAACGAATTATAAACTATCTGTTGGGACGTTAGCCGGTTTGCCTGTTAGCCCGTTGACAAAGGCATTCTCAAAAAATATTACTCAATCGGAAGCAACGCCTTCAAACGCTACCGATCCTACTATCGCTTACTCTATAAACGAATTCGACGAAGGCTTGTCAAAAGGAACTTGGTACTGGAAAGTCTCCTCCAACCCAAGCACTACTCTTGAAGCATCATCTGATATCTGGTCGTTCACAGTCGATCCACCACTTTCAATGACAGGTGTTGCAAATTATCCTAATCCCTTCAACCCTAATAAAGAAAGAACAAAGATACGCTATCGACTTGGAAAATCTGCCGATGAAGCAAAGATAAGGATCTACGATATCACAGGTTCTCTTGTGCGCGAACTTGATGGAACGACAAATGCCGAAGGCTCTTCGATCTGGGATAAATATAACGATGTCTTGTGGGACGGCCGCAACGGCCGCGGAGATATCGTTATGAACGGCATCTATCCGTTTGATGTGATTGCGACCCTTAATGGGCAGTCGGTTATGGGCAAGGGAAAGATAGCGGTGCTCAAATGAGAAAAACTAAATCAAAAATCCGAAATCCGAAAGCCCTCACCCAAATTTTTCAATTTTGGAAGCTTAAAGCTATTTCCCCTCTCCCAGTGGGAGAGGGTTTAATTGAATATAGATTTCAAAATTCGAAAAATCGGGTGAGGGAAAAGAAACTGGGTGAGGGTTTTAGGTTGCTTATTCGGAATTCGATATTAGGATTTATCACAGCAATAATATTTTCTTCAGTCGCATTCGCTTCTTCTCAAGCTGGAGTCGACATCGCAGTTCTCAACGCCGGCGTCGGCGCTCGTCCTATGGGAATGGGCGGTGCTTTTACATCTATCGCCGATAACGCGGATTCGCCATATTGGAATCCCGCAGGCCTTTCAAATATTACAAGCCAGGAAATAACAACAATGCAGACAAAACTATCAACCGATACCGACCATTACTATATAAGCTACGCGACAAAACTTGGTAAAGGAACTCTTGGCATCTCTTGGATCCAGGTATCGCTGGGCAATATCACTCAAACCACAACAACCGATGCTTTTAACGAAGTCATAACAACAAATGTTTTCAGTTATTTCAGCAACGCATATCTTCTGGCATACGGTTTGCCTATTACTCCAAATATATCTTTCGGTATGACCGCGAAATACTTAACATCGGACATGTTCGGCATCGCGGGCGGCCAAGCCTATGGATACAGTTTCTCGCCAGCTTTCTTGATTAAAGCGCGCGGATGGTCATTTGGCGCAAAAGTAGATGAACTTGCAAACGAACAAAAATGGGAAACAGGGACAGCAGAAAAGGTTCCTCCAAAAGCCAGGGTTGGAATTTCATTTATGGAACCGCGGGGTTTACCCGCAGGTTCCACGGTGGCCATCGATGTCGCCCAAACGCTTAGAAGTTCTTATTCGCCGGAATTCGCTTTCGGATACGAGTATAAAAAGGGCGATCTGGCCTTAAGAGCAGGACTTCTTGATTCAAATCTTACAGCAGGCGCGGGGTTTAGATCCGGGAAAGCCTCGCTCGATTATGCTTATGTCCAGCAAAGTTCCGTTTCGCGAAATAATGTCCACCGGATCTCGCTTAGCGGGAAATGGTGATAAGATTTCACTTGACAACTCCATATTTATATGTAAAATGGAGTTATGTATTCCAGATTGCTAAAGCCTCCAAAAGAGAAAAGCTTCTTTCTTTTTGGCCCAAGAGGGACAGGAAAGACCACCTGGGTCAAATCCCTTTCCCCCAAAGCCCTCTATTTGGACCTTCTGGAAGCGGAGCTGTTTAACGACCTATTGGCAAATCCCGGACGCCTCGAGAATTTGATCCCTGCTCATTTTAAAGATTGGGTGATAATCGATGAAGTCCAGAGGATACCTGAACTATTAAATGAAGTCCATAGATTGATCGAAAGTTCAGGATTCAAATTCATATTGACCGGCTCAAGCGCGAGAAAATTAAAAAGAAAAGTCCCAAACCTGCTCGCAGGGCGCGCATTGACCTATTTTTTGCATCAGCTGACCGCAGGAGAGCTAGATAAGGATTTTGATCTGGCCCATTCCCTCGCATACGGCCAACTCCCATCGGTATATATTGAATC from Candidatus Saganbacteria bacterium encodes:
- a CDS encoding PorV/PorQ family protein; the protein is MREKKLGEGFRLLIRNSILGFITAIIFSSVAFASSQAGVDIAVLNAGVGARPMGMGGAFTSIADNADSPYWNPAGLSNITSQEITTMQTKLSTDTDHYYISYATKLGKGTLGISWIQVSLGNITQTTTTDAFNEVITTNVFSYFSNAYLLAYGLPITPNISFGMTAKYLTSDMFGIAGGQAYGYSFSPAFLIKARGWSFGAKVDELANEQKWETGTAEKVPPKARVGISFMEPRGLPAGSTVAIDVAQTLRSSYSPEFAFGYEYKKGDLALRAGLLDSNLTAGAGFRSGKASLDYAYVQQSSVSRNNVHRISLSGKW